In the genome of Streptomyces sp. 846.5, the window GCGCTCGTCGGCGGACCAGGAGGACAGCAAGCGGTCCTGGGCCTCGGCCAGAAGGGAGTTGAGCCGTTCGAAGTGGTCCATCCCGGCGGCGGTGATGGTGACGACATTGCGTCGGCCGTCGGCCGGGTCCGGACTGCGCGCGACATACCCTTGCTGGGCCAGGGAGTTCACTGCCGCCACGACGTCGCTGCGGTCGATGCCGGTGCAACGACCCAGGTCCGCCTGGCTGGACGGGCCGAACTCGGCCAGCGCCGCGAGCATGGCGTAGTGGTGGCGCCGCGAACCAGTGCCTGCCAGCGCCTGATCGGTGAGCCGATTGGCGAGGATGGCCACCTGATTGATCAGCCAGCTGGGCAGGACCCGCAGTCGGGCAGGCGTCAGGTGCTCACCGGTTTCCATGACCCGAGAAT includes:
- a CDS encoding MarR family winged helix-turn-helix transcriptional regulator, whose translation is METGEHLTPARLRVLPSWLINQVAILANRLTDQALAGTGSRRHHYAMLAALAEFGPSSQADLGRCTGIDRSDVVAAVNSLAQQGYVARSPDPADGRRNVVTITAAGMDHFERLNSLLAEAQDRLLSSWSADERDGLVRQLTRILSDHQGTTAPGGS